The proteins below are encoded in one region of Knoellia sp. S7-12:
- a CDS encoding serpin family protein, whose protein sequence is MEPDRGRSRHTIVMKRRDALQLAVIAAIASPLLAACGDVDSGDPKSGTATELELVRSNLQRSAGTPDAIPEVVAGVHSLAGGLYGRLAAKPGNLVLSPYSVAVALGMTLSGAGGRTAAEMRDVMGVARDAPFHGGLNALTAYIEGLAGPQDRADGSKAVLALDGANQLYGQQGVGWERDFLDLLAREYGAGLQTLDFQHAHEEARVLINDWVAGRTQDRIPELIPAGLLNPLTCLVLVNALYLKAPWETPFEKSLTQPRPFHLRDGSSVDVDTMVQTLTTTMAQGDGWRAARLPYAGRALAMTLVLPDPGRLREVEGLLTSGGLTDVISTGRRAMLDLRLPRWTFRTQAPLTDVLQRLGMHSAFDPDEADFRPMTEEDLDLHVSAVLHEGFIAVDEEGTEAAAATAVVVSVVSAPVTEPFHVDRPFLFVIHDVEYDTPLFLGRVDDPSA, encoded by the coding sequence GTGGAACCGGACCGCGGCCGGTCGCGTCATACGATCGTGATGAAACGACGTGATGCCCTCCAGTTGGCCGTTATCGCGGCGATCGCGTCGCCGCTGCTTGCCGCATGCGGTGACGTCGACAGTGGGGACCCGAAGAGCGGCACGGCGACGGAGCTCGAGCTGGTCAGGTCCAACTTGCAGCGATCGGCGGGGACGCCAGACGCGATCCCCGAGGTGGTCGCGGGTGTGCACTCACTTGCTGGTGGCCTGTATGGCCGTCTCGCCGCGAAGCCGGGCAACCTGGTGCTGTCGCCGTACTCGGTCGCGGTGGCGCTCGGTATGACTCTGTCGGGCGCGGGTGGCCGAACTGCCGCCGAGATGCGCGACGTCATGGGCGTGGCACGCGATGCTCCGTTCCACGGGGGCCTGAACGCGCTGACTGCGTACATCGAGGGGCTGGCCGGGCCGCAGGACCGCGCCGACGGGAGCAAGGCCGTACTGGCGCTGGACGGCGCCAACCAGCTCTACGGACAGCAGGGCGTCGGCTGGGAACGGGACTTCCTCGACCTGCTCGCGCGAGAGTACGGCGCGGGACTGCAGACCCTCGACTTCCAGCACGCCCACGAGGAGGCCAGGGTGCTGATCAACGACTGGGTCGCGGGTCGTACTCAGGATCGGATCCCGGAGCTGATTCCGGCCGGTCTGCTCAACCCCCTGACGTGCCTCGTCCTGGTCAACGCGCTCTACCTCAAGGCGCCGTGGGAGACCCCGTTCGAGAAGTCACTGACCCAGCCCAGGCCGTTCCACCTCCGGGACGGCAGTTCGGTCGACGTCGACACGATGGTGCAGACGCTGACCACCACGATGGCCCAAGGCGACGGCTGGCGGGCCGCACGGCTGCCGTACGCAGGTCGCGCGCTCGCCATGACGCTGGTGCTGCCGGACCCGGGCCGACTGCGCGAGGTGGAGGGACTGCTGACGTCGGGTGGGCTGACCGACGTGATTTCCACGGGCCGGCGGGCGATGCTGGACCTGCGGTTGCCGAGGTGGACGTTCCGGACCCAGGCACCGCTGACTGACGTGCTGCAGCGATTGGGGATGCATAGCGCCTTCGACCCCGACGAGGCCGACTTCCGGCCGATGACCGAGGAAGACCTCGACCTGCATGTCAGCGCGGTCCTGCACGAGGGCTTCATCGCGGTCGACGAGGAAGGCACCGAGGCCGCAGCGGCAACCGCGGTGGTGGTGTCCGTTGTCAGCGCACCTGTCACCGAGCCTTTCCACGTCGACAGGCCGTTCCTGTTCGTCATTCACGATGTCGAGTACGACACGCCACTGTTCCTGGGAAGGGTCGACGACCCGAGCGCGTGA